From the Novosphingobium terrae genome, one window contains:
- a CDS encoding ParB/RepB/Spo0J family partition protein, with product MTNVTTTIPYGKLILSDINVRKRIPERHIAAIAASIAEHGLIHPLIVSPATPRKTKYAVHAGGLRWRAIGQLIEAGTLPKDHAVEVKIYGDEGAAMREISLIENLIRENMSPAEECTAYRDIVADGASVEDVARRFSVTVRHVNGRLRLADLAPPIFAALSDDEITLDVAAAYGSTSDHTRQLAVWESVSGTWQAKNPDAIRRAIAAASIEGDNPIALLVGEADYVGGGGRIERDLFASAGEGCWVDGDLLREMAMNKLTHEAEIAVLGTKLGWVKPLLATQVGWQASEGLHHYYPRYEDPSAEAVARIAEIDEKLAELEVASEEAIEAGEESGDHSEYDRIEEEMEGLTREREGLARGAEIIPDEDRPHIGAFMILDEDGAPMLSPHYYTSVKPRAAGAGAKGGAASGSSDKANEDPANEPYPRALIEQLAKDRRDILALHVALNPALALDLAIFTLCRSHAGHLGYDGSGCSIRITDRYDPAGLKDIPQGDAAGELAGIKEGLETVWAREHDEFASFLAFRALDDDMKASWLGFAVSQSLRASLMDGGFKNPFQTQLGALIGIDPAQHWRPGAERFFDRLKKSSILSILGTIDPTMPGRYATSKKSELSSAAAKLCSGEAIVEPAIKERALAWLPPFFTFTEPVAQAGAGDDDGGDDHHQRQDGDASGDDDHDGHAHDGEHDDDQHHDGREHDSQGDGAGEDEPDAVEPAEAACAQAGGSMAEVA from the coding sequence ATGACCAATGTCACCACCACGATCCCCTACGGCAAGCTGATCCTCTCCGACATCAATGTGCGCAAGCGCATCCCCGAGCGCCACATTGCCGCGATCGCGGCATCCATTGCCGAGCACGGGCTGATCCATCCGTTGATCGTCAGCCCCGCGACACCCCGCAAGACGAAATATGCCGTCCATGCCGGCGGTCTGCGCTGGCGTGCCATCGGCCAGCTGATCGAAGCGGGAACGCTGCCCAAGGACCATGCCGTCGAGGTCAAGATCTATGGCGACGAGGGCGCGGCCATGCGCGAGATCAGCCTCATCGAGAACCTCATCCGCGAAAACATGAGCCCGGCCGAGGAATGCACCGCCTACCGCGATATCGTCGCCGATGGCGCGAGCGTTGAAGATGTCGCGCGGCGCTTCAGCGTGACGGTGCGCCATGTGAACGGGCGCCTGCGCCTTGCCGATCTTGCGCCCCCGATTTTCGCCGCGCTCTCCGACGACGAGATCACACTCGATGTCGCGGCGGCCTATGGTTCGACCAGCGATCACACCCGCCAGCTCGCGGTCTGGGAAAGCGTCAGCGGAACCTGGCAGGCGAAAAATCCCGACGCCATTCGCCGGGCGATCGCGGCTGCCAGCATCGAGGGCGACAACCCGATCGCGCTGCTGGTGGGCGAAGCCGATTACGTCGGCGGCGGCGGCCGGATCGAGCGCGATCTCTTTGCCAGCGCCGGCGAGGGGTGCTGGGTCGATGGTGACCTCCTGCGCGAGATGGCGATGAACAAACTGACCCATGAGGCCGAGATCGCGGTGCTCGGGACCAAGCTGGGCTGGGTCAAGCCGCTGCTTGCAACGCAGGTCGGGTGGCAGGCGAGTGAAGGTCTGCACCACTACTATCCCCGTTATGAAGATCCCTCGGCGGAGGCTGTGGCACGGATCGCCGAGATCGACGAGAAGCTGGCCGAGCTCGAAGTGGCGAGCGAGGAGGCGATTGAAGCGGGCGAAGAGTCCGGGGATCACAGCGAGTACGATCGGATCGAGGAGGAGATGGAGGGCCTGACGCGGGAGCGTGAAGGCCTCGCGCGCGGCGCGGAAATTATCCCCGATGAGGACCGGCCCCATATCGGCGCCTTCATGATCCTCGATGAGGATGGCGCGCCGATGCTCTCGCCCCACTATTACACCAGCGTCAAGCCGCGCGCGGCGGGTGCAGGGGCGAAGGGCGGCGCCGCCAGTGGTTCCTCCGACAAAGCCAACGAGGATCCGGCCAATGAGCCCTATCCCCGGGCCTTGATCGAGCAGTTGGCCAAGGATCGCCGAGATATCCTCGCGCTCCATGTTGCGCTGAACCCGGCGCTCGCGCTCGACCTCGCGATCTTCACCCTCTGCCGCAGCCATGCCGGCCATCTGGGCTATGACGGGTCGGGCTGCTCGATCCGCATCACCGATCGCTATGACCCTGCGGGCCTCAAGGACATTCCCCAGGGGGACGCGGCAGGGGAGCTTGCCGGAATCAAGGAGGGGCTGGAGACGGTCTGGGCGCGCGAGCATGATGAGTTTGCCTCCTTCCTCGCCTTCCGGGCGCTCGACGATGACATGAAGGCGAGTTGGCTCGGCTTTGCCGTCAGCCAGAGCCTGCGCGCCAGTCTGATGGACGGTGGTTTCAAGAACCCCTTCCAGACCCAGCTGGGCGCCTTGATCGGCATCGATCCCGCGCAGCATTGGCGACCGGGCGCGGAGCGCTTCTTCGATCGCCTCAAGAAGTCGAGCATTCTCTCGATCCTGGGCACGATCGATCCGACCATGCCCGGGCGCTATGCCACCTCGAAGAAGAGCGAGCTGTCGAGCGCTGCGGCCAAATTGTGCAGCGGGGAGGCAATCGTCGAACCGGCGATCAAGGAGCGTGCGCTCGCCTGGCTGCCGCCGTTCTTCACCTTCACGGAGCCGGTCGCTCAGGCCGGCGCCGGCGATGATGATGGCGGCGATGATCATCATCAGCGTCAGGACGGCGATGCCTCTGGTGACGATGATCATGATGGTCACGCCCACGATGGCGAGCATGATGATGACCAGCACCACGATGGCCGGGAGCATGACAGCCAAGGCGATGGTGCGGGCGAAGACGAGCCGGACGCGGTTGAGCCCGCCGAGGCGGCCTGCGCGCAAGCGGGCGGTTCGATGGCCGAAGTGGCCTGA
- a CDS encoding type IV toxin-antitoxin system AbiEi family antitoxin domain-containing protein, with amino-acid sequence MSYHSRGKLNQLQQLPDGALVDAAWLEGHGYSSSLRHQYVKAGWLHQPAARVYRRGNGPLTWQHAIISLQNFLDLDLTIGGRTALEELGYGHYLGRTRKVHLYGPSKPPSWLAALPLDVSFQWHNSLRLFPADPESAAPPQPAGEPASMLPGGFMATAGKLQWGMRLSSAERALFQLLDELPGQESFHQVDKLVEGLANLSPRKLQVQLATCRSVKVKRLFFFFADRHRHSWLERIDRDQVDLGQGKRVLVKGGKLDPTYLITVPGDLDGLS; translated from the coding sequence ATGTCTTATCATTCGCGAGGAAAGTTAAACCAGCTCCAGCAGCTGCCCGACGGGGCTCTGGTCGATGCTGCATGGCTTGAGGGCCATGGCTACTCCTCCTCCCTGCGCCACCAATATGTGAAGGCAGGATGGCTCCATCAGCCCGCCGCGCGGGTCTACCGCAGGGGCAATGGGCCGCTGACCTGGCAGCATGCGATCATATCGCTGCAGAATTTCCTGGATCTGGACCTCACGATCGGCGGCCGCACCGCGCTGGAGGAGCTGGGCTACGGGCACTATCTGGGCCGCACACGCAAGGTGCATCTATATGGTCCGTCCAAGCCGCCCAGCTGGCTCGCCGCCCTTCCCCTCGATGTGAGCTTCCAGTGGCACAACAGCCTGCGCCTCTTTCCCGCCGATCCCGAAAGCGCGGCACCGCCACAGCCGGCAGGCGAGCCGGCATCCATGCTGCCCGGCGGCTTCATGGCGACAGCGGGCAAGCTTCAATGGGGCATGCGGCTTTCCAGCGCAGAGCGCGCACTGTTCCAGCTGCTCGACGAACTGCCGGGCCAGGAATCCTTCCATCAAGTCGACAAGCTGGTGGAGGGTCTGGCCAATCTCAGCCCGCGCAAGCTGCAAGTCCAGCTCGCGACATGCCGCAGCGTCAAGGTGAAGCGTCTCTTCTTCTTTTTTGCCGATCGGCACCGCCATAGCTGGCTGGAGCGGATCGACCGCGACCAGGTCGACCTTGGCCAGGGCAAGCGCGTCCTCGTCAAGGGCGGTAAGCTTGATCCCACCTATCTCATCACCGTGCCCGGAGACCTTGATGGCCTTTCTTGA
- a CDS encoding nucleotidyl transferase AbiEii/AbiGii toxin family protein: MAFLDDYHQQVALLVRVLPFVAADKDFALKGGTAINLFVRNLPRLSVDIDLTFLPVADRPTSLAAIDAGMARLADAITRGIPGSHVARTRKPPDNIITKLVVRAGETQIKIEVTPVLRGVVYAPQETDVAPAVEDAYGFASIQLVSFADLYAGKIVAALDRQHPRDLFDVRDLLANEGITEELREAFIAYLVSHDRPIAEVLAPTLKPLEEEFAHGFEGMTREAVPLEDLVAARDAIISEMIGGMPEHHRHFLMGFKRGTPDWSLLTVPTVRDLPAVRWKQINLDKLSAEKREAAAGKLERVLFPG, translated from the coding sequence ATGGCCTTTCTTGACGACTACCACCAGCAGGTCGCGTTGCTGGTGCGCGTCTTGCCTTTCGTTGCAGCGGACAAGGACTTCGCGCTGAAGGGTGGCACGGCCATCAATCTGTTCGTGCGCAATCTGCCGCGCCTCTCTGTCGATATCGACCTCACGTTTCTGCCTGTGGCCGATCGACCCACATCCCTTGCCGCGATCGACGCGGGCATGGCGCGGCTCGCCGATGCGATCACCCGGGGCATCCCAGGGTCGCATGTCGCACGGACCCGCAAGCCACCTGACAACATCATCACCAAGCTGGTCGTGCGCGCGGGCGAAACCCAAATCAAGATCGAGGTGACCCCGGTTTTGCGCGGCGTCGTCTATGCGCCCCAGGAAACCGACGTGGCTCCTGCCGTCGAAGACGCCTATGGCTTTGCCAGCATCCAGCTGGTATCCTTCGCCGACCTTTATGCGGGCAAGATTGTCGCCGCACTCGATCGCCAGCACCCTCGCGACCTGTTCGACGTGCGCGACCTGCTGGCGAATGAGGGCATCACCGAGGAGTTGCGCGAGGCGTTCATCGCTTATCTCGTGAGTCATGACCGCCCCATCGCGGAGGTGCTCGCCCCCACGCTCAAGCCACTTGAGGAAGAATTCGCCCACGGCTTTGAGGGCATGACCCGGGAGGCGGTGCCGCTGGAAGATCTGGTCGCGGCGCGTGACGCCATCATCAGCGAGATGATCGGCGGCATGCCCGAACACCACCGGCATTTCCTCATGGGCTTCAAGCGCGGCACGCCGGACTGGTCCCTGCTCACCGTACCCACGGTGCGCGACCTCCCGGCGGTGCGCTGGAAGCAGATCAACCTCGACAAATTATCAGCGGAGAAGCGGGAGGCAGCAGCGGGCAAGCTTGAGCGCGTGTTGTTCCCCGGCTGA
- a CDS encoding MucR family transcriptional regulator, which translates to MIDETLLTLASDIVCAHVSNNTVTADELPVLIRSVHASLSALGQEPEESDEKREPAVSVRASVKPEVLVCLECGAKMKMLKRHLATDHGLTPAEYRKRWNLASDYPMVAPQYAAKRKELALKIGLGRKAKTDAGAAPVDVKAPAPATKRKKATTEVEGEAPAKRRGRPAKAVAPEPAAAEA; encoded by the coding sequence ATGATTGATGAAACTCTTCTGACCTTGGCTTCCGACATTGTATGCGCTCATGTCAGCAACAACACTGTGACCGCAGACGAGCTTCCGGTTCTCATCCGGTCGGTTCATGCCTCGCTCAGCGCGCTTGGACAGGAGCCTGAAGAGAGTGATGAGAAGCGTGAGCCTGCCGTGAGCGTGCGTGCCTCTGTGAAGCCCGAGGTGCTGGTCTGCCTTGAATGCGGCGCGAAGATGAAAATGCTCAAGCGGCACCTGGCAACCGACCATGGCCTTACGCCTGCGGAGTATCGCAAGCGTTGGAACCTGGCGTCGGACTATCCGATGGTGGCCCCGCAATATGCCGCCAAGCGCAAGGAACTGGCGCTCAAGATCGGTCTGGGGCGCAAAGCGAAGACCGATGCAGGCGCCGCGCCCGTCGACGTGAAGGCGCCAGCTCCGGCTACGAAACGGAAGAAGGCGACGACGGAGGTCGAAGGCGAGGCTCCGGCGAAGCGTCGCGGTCGTCCTGCCAAGGCGGTTGCTCCAGAGCCCGCGGCCGCCGAAGCGTAA
- a CDS encoding DNA-binding protein, which yields MTDRIPLDPDLRAGFDETSNARRPKAELDAWWDKPFGLTLPDGRIQVRCLNGGATDRSSVLGIAENYDAACALAAEKQAAWVDLRRRPIPMLRDGKVVLVRGPARPHGKEEILATFASFEIAQEFLKESAL from the coding sequence ATGACGGATCGAATTCCTTTAGACCCTGACCTTCGCGCGGGCTTCGATGAGACCTCCAACGCCCGCCGCCCCAAGGCGGAGCTCGATGCATGGTGGGATAAACCTTTCGGGCTCACGCTGCCCGATGGGCGCATTCAGGTTCGTTGCCTGAATGGCGGCGCCACCGATCGCAGCTCAGTCTTGGGCATCGCGGAGAATTATGACGCTGCCTGTGCGCTTGCAGCCGAGAAGCAAGCGGCCTGGGTCGACCTACGTCGGCGACCGATCCCCATGCTGCGCGATGGGAAGGTCGTTCTCGTGCGGGGGCCGGCCCGGCCACACGGGAAGGAAGAGATCCTTGCGACCTTCGCCTCGTTCGAGATTGCTCAGGAATTTCTCAAGGAATCTGCTCTTTGA
- a CDS encoding strawberry notch-like NTP hydrolase domain-containing protein produces MRNVTPPANIWHHQLLTAAQSLQSPFESRQRLIRPVINEAMTHAFAASNADGAWTQRDSFIAGEAAIVLHLQTMAIPAVPLDALKMLQELSTLLPTQTVRSEEQVAMQHFSTPPALAWVAARMADIGQHDIVLEPSAGTGMLALWARHGRALLLNELDANRAALLQLLFPNARVSRQDATRIEHLGLRPSVILMNPPFARNAAGLEDGLAAARHLVAALASLRPGGRLVAIMPDGFSGQGRQSELFGRAMPDCRVTAHLRIEQVFRAHGTQVAVRLFVIDKIPGCSSGSATPCASLEHAVALIDAMPRRAPCPEPVSAKSAPMRGVSGKGSLFKGFAANAPTPGRRAQAGATEHCEDAKDWLEATYGPASADLITSDGGAVYSPWRPQRIAFPGAARHPAALVESAAMASVLPPAPSYVPRFPRAVLQKQILSDAQLETVVHALDATERDLAGRYAVPERGLELKPDAQGQVYRQGFFLGDGTGAGKGRQLAGILMDQWLRGHRRHIWLSETSALQVDAIRDWEAMGGLAIDIQAMTKFKPEAKIALPAGILFLSYATLRSSSGGKTRLQQLIEWCGPDFDGCILFDEAHAMGGVAGGEGRFGATKGSQQGVAGVELQNRLPRARVVYASATGATDINNLAYAVRLGLWGEGTQFVDRESFTARIREGGIAAMELVARELKAMGVYTARSLSYAGVEYDILEHSLTPEQILDFDAWSEAWSIIYRHMETALATTGVVDRLTGTTLNGRALAAARSRFQSSVQRFFGQLLLAMKLPTLLPAIQSALDEGMSAVIQLVSTSEALLDRRLADLDPQDRAELSIDLSPKELCLSYLQNAFPTRAMESVFDAEGKEYSRPLFDEEGNPVHSAEALRIRDETIELLAALPPIAPALDAIITRFGVDAVAEVTGRTKRLINLSDGSQKLQSRAASAGVADAKLFMAGKKRVLVFSDAGGTGRSYHASLAAANQERRVHFLLEPGWRADKAIQGLGRTNRTHQASSPIFRPVTTDCRGERRFISTIARRLDALGALTRGQRQTGGQNLFDPADNLESDYAREALTQWYRLLHTGKLTSTSFTDFCDRTGLQLEQEGELIEKLPPIQRWLNRILALPIALQNAIFDEFLGLVETRIDAAKKAGTFDAGVETVVADRLTVTDRRALLTREDDAITELLTLEAQWAVKCLTSDEIQERAVKVGAAARFLRNGRSGKVALLLPDRGRITDEGIALRCYSLQRPSGRQMITASELEESHWDDLDLAAFLPLWDAECAELESRPVTERFFLATGRLLPIWNMLGDEAQVRRVVTTEGQSMLGRIVPAEAINRLLKKLGLDGAIRMTAVELVDAAMAGKLVQLDEARGLSLRRSRVNGEARLEIIGFDARSLPTYKAKGCFTEIIQFQCRLFVPVGTANDVVKALAA; encoded by the coding sequence ATGCGTAATGTCACTCCCCCGGCAAACATCTGGCACCACCAACTGCTCACAGCCGCCCAATCGCTCCAATCCCCTTTCGAATCCCGCCAACGCTTGATCCGCCCTGTGATCAATGAGGCGATGACCCACGCTTTCGCGGCCTCAAACGCCGACGGGGCCTGGACCCAACGCGACAGTTTCATCGCGGGCGAGGCTGCCATCGTCCTCCATCTCCAAACCATGGCCATCCCCGCCGTACCCTTAGATGCGCTCAAAATGCTGCAAGAGCTGAGCACCTTGCTTCCTACCCAGACTGTGCGCAGCGAAGAGCAGGTGGCCATGCAGCACTTTTCCACGCCCCCAGCCCTTGCCTGGGTCGCCGCTCGCATGGCCGACATTGGTCAGCATGACATCGTTCTGGAGCCGAGTGCTGGCACCGGTATGCTCGCGTTATGGGCACGGCATGGCAGGGCCCTCCTTCTCAATGAGTTGGACGCCAACCGGGCAGCCCTGCTGCAACTCCTTTTTCCAAATGCCCGGGTCAGTAGGCAGGATGCCACTCGCATTGAGCATCTGGGTTTGCGGCCTTCGGTCATCCTGATGAACCCGCCCTTTGCCCGCAATGCTGCCGGACTTGAAGATGGATTGGCCGCCGCCCGTCATCTGGTGGCCGCGCTCGCTTCCCTGCGTCCGGGCGGGCGGCTCGTTGCGATCATGCCTGACGGCTTTTCCGGCCAGGGACGTCAGAGCGAGTTGTTCGGGCGCGCCATGCCAGACTGCCGGGTGACGGCGCATCTGCGGATCGAACAGGTGTTCCGTGCCCATGGCACCCAAGTCGCCGTTCGGCTTTTCGTCATCGACAAGATCCCCGGGTGTTCGTCGGGGTCCGCCACGCCCTGCGCCTCGCTCGAACATGCCGTCGCGCTCATCGACGCGATGCCCCGACGCGCGCCTTGCCCTGAGCCCGTTTCGGCAAAGTCCGCCCCAATGCGGGGGGTATCTGGAAAGGGATCTCTCTTCAAGGGCTTTGCAGCTAACGCGCCCACGCCGGGCCGCCGCGCTCAGGCAGGCGCAACTGAACACTGCGAGGATGCGAAGGACTGGCTCGAAGCCACCTATGGACCGGCAAGCGCCGATCTCATCACTTCCGACGGAGGCGCCGTCTATTCCCCATGGCGACCGCAGCGCATCGCCTTCCCCGGTGCTGCGCGGCATCCCGCTGCTCTGGTGGAATCGGCCGCCATGGCCTCGGTACTGCCGCCCGCGCCATCCTACGTTCCACGCTTTCCCCGCGCAGTCTTGCAAAAGCAGATCCTGTCGGATGCTCAACTTGAGACGGTCGTGCATGCGCTCGACGCAACTGAGCGTGACCTGGCCGGACGCTACGCGGTCCCCGAGAGAGGGTTGGAGCTCAAGCCCGATGCCCAGGGACAGGTCTATCGCCAAGGCTTCTTCCTCGGCGATGGCACCGGGGCAGGCAAGGGGCGACAGCTTGCCGGCATCTTGATGGACCAATGGCTTCGCGGTCATCGCCGCCACATCTGGCTTTCGGAAACCAGCGCCCTCCAGGTCGATGCCATCCGCGATTGGGAAGCCATGGGTGGCCTTGCCATCGACATTCAGGCGATGACGAAATTCAAGCCGGAGGCAAAGATTGCCCTGCCGGCAGGGATCCTCTTTCTTTCCTATGCCACGCTGCGCAGTTCCTCAGGCGGCAAAACGCGCTTGCAGCAACTCATCGAGTGGTGCGGGCCGGACTTCGACGGATGCATCCTCTTTGACGAAGCCCATGCGATGGGCGGGGTCGCAGGAGGGGAAGGGCGCTTTGGCGCGACCAAAGGATCACAGCAAGGGGTTGCCGGCGTCGAACTTCAAAATCGCCTCCCGCGTGCGCGGGTGGTCTATGCTTCTGCGACCGGAGCGACCGACATCAACAATCTGGCCTATGCCGTGCGGCTCGGGCTTTGGGGCGAGGGGACCCAGTTTGTCGATCGCGAATCCTTCACCGCACGGATCCGGGAAGGCGGCATCGCAGCGATGGAGCTCGTCGCACGCGAGCTCAAGGCTATGGGGGTCTACACGGCCCGGTCGCTCTCCTATGCCGGTGTCGAATATGACATCCTCGAACACAGCCTGACGCCCGAGCAAATCCTTGACTTCGATGCTTGGTCAGAGGCCTGGAGCATCATCTATCGCCACATGGAGACGGCGCTCGCAACCACGGGGGTAGTCGATCGCCTGACGGGCACCACGCTGAACGGCCGAGCGCTTGCTGCCGCGCGCAGCCGCTTCCAGAGCAGCGTTCAGCGCTTCTTCGGCCAGCTGCTTTTGGCCATGAAGTTGCCCACGCTTCTGCCAGCGATCCAGAGCGCGCTCGATGAGGGGATGAGCGCTGTCATCCAGCTCGTGTCGACAAGCGAAGCCTTGCTCGATCGCCGGCTTGCCGATCTGGATCCGCAAGACCGGGCCGAGCTCTCGATCGACCTGTCACCCAAGGAGCTTTGCCTTTCCTATCTCCAGAATGCTTTTCCCACGCGCGCGATGGAGAGCGTCTTTGACGCGGAAGGGAAGGAGTATTCCCGCCCGCTTTTCGATGAGGAGGGCAATCCGGTCCATAGCGCGGAGGCCTTGCGCATTCGCGACGAAACCATCGAGCTCCTCGCGGCCCTGCCTCCGATCGCTCCGGCGCTCGACGCGATCATCACCCGGTTCGGGGTCGATGCGGTCGCCGAGGTCACGGGACGCACGAAAAGGCTGATCAACCTGTCCGACGGATCGCAAAAGCTGCAATCCCGGGCGGCATCGGCCGGTGTTGCCGACGCAAAGCTCTTCATGGCCGGCAAGAAACGGGTGCTCGTGTTTTCGGATGCCGGGGGTACGGGGCGCTCATACCATGCCAGCCTTGCCGCTGCGAACCAGGAGCGGCGGGTCCATTTCCTGCTGGAACCGGGCTGGCGCGCTGACAAGGCGATCCAAGGACTGGGCCGGACCAACCGCACGCATCAGGCGTCCTCGCCGATCTTTCGTCCCGTCACAACCGATTGCCGCGGCGAGCGCCGCTTCATTTCGACGATCGCGCGGCGGCTTGATGCGCTCGGCGCGCTGACGCGCGGCCAACGCCAAACCGGCGGTCAGAACCTGTTCGACCCAGCGGACAATCTCGAAAGCGATTATGCGCGCGAGGCGCTGACGCAATGGTATCGGCTTCTCCATACGGGCAAGCTGACCTCCACATCGTTCACGGATTTCTGTGATCGCACTGGCCTGCAGCTGGAGCAGGAGGGAGAGCTAATCGAGAAACTTCCGCCAATCCAGCGCTGGCTTAACCGGATACTTGCTCTGCCTATCGCCCTTCAGAATGCCATCTTCGATGAGTTTCTGGGGCTTGTGGAAACCCGGATCGATGCCGCGAAGAAGGCGGGCACCTTCGATGCTGGGGTCGAGACCGTGGTTGCGGACCGGCTCACCGTGACTGACAGGCGCGCGCTCCTGACGCGCGAAGATGATGCGATCACAGAATTGCTGACCCTCGAAGCCCAATGGGCCGTGAAATGCCTCACGAGCGACGAGATCCAGGAGCGCGCGGTGAAGGTCGGCGCCGCAGCACGCTTCCTGCGCAACGGGAGATCGGGGAAGGTCGCTCTGCTTCTTCCGGACCGGGGCCGGATCACCGATGAGGGCATCGCGTTGCGCTGCTATAGCCTGCAGCGCCCGAGCGGGCGGCAGATGATCACCGCGAGCGAGCTGGAAGAGTCCCACTGGGATGACCTGGATCTTGCCGCTTTTCTGCCCCTTTGGGACGCTGAATGCGCCGAACTAGAAAGCCGTCCTGTCACGGAGCGCTTCTTCCTGGCGACCGGTCGCCTCCTGCCGATCTGGAATATGCTGGGCGATGAAGCTCAGGTTCGACGGGTCGTCACCACCGAGGGGCAATCGATGCTCGGTCGCATCGTGCCGGCCGAGGCGATCAACCGGCTGCTCAAGAAACTTGGGCTGGATGGTGCCATCCGGATGACAGCCGTTGAGCTGGTCGACGCAGCGATGGCCGGTAAACTGGTCCAACTGGATGAAGCCCGCGGCCTCTCCCTCCGGCGGAGCCGCGTCAACGGTGAGGCCCGGCTCGAAATCATCGGCTTCGATGCCCGGTCCTTGCCGACCTATAAGGCGAAAGGGTGCTTTACCGAGATCATCCAGTTTCAATGTCGGCTCTTCGTGCCGGTCGGCACGGCCAATGACGTCGTAAAGGCGCTCGCGGCATGA